From one Physeter macrocephalus isolate SW-GA chromosome 18, ASM283717v5, whole genome shotgun sequence genomic stretch:
- the POMGNT2 gene encoding protein O-linked-mannose beta-1,4-N-acetylglucosaminyltransferase 2 has product MHLSAVLNALLVSVLAAVLWKHVRLREHAASLEEELALGSRAPEPARATRVDYAKALQILTEGGTHMVCTGRTHTDRLCRFKWLCYSSEAEEFIFFHGNASVMLPSLGSRRFQPALLDLSTVEDHNTQYFNFVELPAAALRFMPKPVFVPDVALIANRFNPDNLMHVFHDDLLPLFYTLRQFPGLAREARLFFMEGWGEGAHFDLYKLLSPKQPLLRAQLKALGRLLCFSHAFVGLSKITTWYQYGFVQPQGPKANILVSGNEIRQFARFLTGKLNVSHAGSPLGEEYLLVFTRTQNRLILNEAELLLALAQEFQMKTVTVSLEDHAFADVVRLVSNASMLVSMHGAQLVTALFLPRGAAVVELFPYAVNPDHYTPYKTLATLPGMDLQYVAWRNTLPENTVTHPERPWDQGGITHLDRAEQARILQSREVPRHLCCRNPEWLFRIYQDTKVDIPSLIQTIRRVVKGRPGPRKQKWTVSLYPGKVREARCQASVQGASEARLTVSWQIPWNLKYLKVREVKYEVWLQEQGENTYVPYILALQNHTFTENIKPFTTYLVWVRCIFNKTLQGPFADVLVCNT; this is encoded by the coding sequence ATGCACCTCTCGGCGGTGCTCAACGCCCTCCTGGTGTCGGTGCTGGCAGCCGTGCTGTGGAAGCACGTGAGGCTGCGCGAGCATGCGGcctccctggaggaggagctggccctCGGCAGCCGAGCCCCGGAGCCCGCCCGCGCAACGCGGGTCGACTACGCGAAGGCCCTGCAGATCCTGACGGAGGGTGGCACGCACATGGTGTGCACTGGCCGCACGCACACCGACCGCCTCTGCCGCTTCAAGTGGCTCTGCTACTCCAGCGAGGCCGAGGAGTTCATCTTCTTCCACGGCAACGCCTCCGTGATGCTGCCCAGCCTGGGCTCCCGGCGCTTCCAGCCGGCCCTGCTCGACCTGTCCACCGTGGAGGACCACAACACCCAGTACTTCAACTTCGTGGAGCTGCCGGCCGCCGCCCTGCGCTTCATGCCCAAGCCGGTGTTCGTGCCCGACGTGGCCCTCATCGCCAACCGCTTCAACCCTGACAACCTCATGCACGTCTTCCACGACGACCTGCTGCCCCTCTTCTACACCCTGCGGCAGTTCCCCGGCCTGGCCCGCGAGGCCCGGCTCTTCTTCATGGAGGGCTGGGGCGAGGGCGCCCACTTTGACCTCTACAAGCTGCTCAGCCCCAAGCAGCCCCTCCTGCGGGCACAGCTGAAGGCCCTGGGCCGGCTGCTGTGCTTCTCCCATGCCTTCGTGGGCCTCTCCAAGATCACCACCTGGTACCAGTATGGCTTCGTCCAGCCCCAGGGCCCGAAGGCCAACATCCTCGTCTCGGGCAACGAGATCCGGCAGTTTGCCAGGTTCCTGACGGGAAAGCTGAACGTGAGCCACGCAGGCAGCCCCCTGGGCGAGGAGTACCTCCTGGTCTTCACCCGCACCCAGAACAGACTCATCCTGAATGAGGCAGAGCTGCTGCTGGCACTGGCCCAGGAGTTTCAGATGAAGACCGTGACGGTGTCCCTGGAGGACCACGCCTTTGCAGACGTGGTGCGACTGGTCAGCAACGCCTCCATGCTGGTCAGCATGCACGGGGCCCAGCTGGTCACTGCCCTCTTCCTGCCCCGCGGGGCAGCCGTGGTGGAGCTCTTTCCCTACGCCGTCAACCCTGACCACTACACCCCCTATAAGACACTGGCCACGCTGCCCGGCATGGACCTCCAGTACGTAGCCTGGCGGAACACGTTGCCAGAGAACACGGTCACGCACCCAGAGCGGCCCTGGGACCAGGGAGGCATCACCCACCTAGACCGGGCCGAGCAGGCCCGGATCCTGCAAAGCCGGGAGGTCCCGCGGCACCTCTGTTGCCGGAACCCTGAGTGGCTCTTCCGAATCTACCAGGACACCAAGGTGGACATCCCGTCGCTCATCCAAACCATACGGCGCGTGGTGAAGGGCCGGCCGGGGCCGAGGAAGCAGAAGTGGACGGTCAGTTTGTACCCCGGCAAGGTGCGGGAGGCGCGGTGCCAGGCGTCGGTGCAGGGCGCCTCCGAGGCCCGCCTCACCGTCTCCTGGCAGATCCCTTGGAACCTCAAGTACCTGAAGGTGAGGGAGGTGAAGTACGAGGTGTGGCTCCAGGAGCAGGGGGAGAACACCTACGTGCCTTACATCCTGGCCCTGCAGAACCACACCTTCACCGAGAACATCAAGCCCTTCACTACCTACCTGGTGTGGGTCCGCTGCATCTTCAACAAGACCCTCCAGGGACCCTTTGCAGACGTGCTGGTGTGCAACACGTAG